Proteins encoded in a region of the Labrus bergylta chromosome 9, fLabBer1.1, whole genome shotgun sequence genome:
- the LOC109998243 gene encoding transmembrane O-methyltransferase-like, whose translation MWLVVVSVPLLPALLMVSSRFRVKVSTLCRQAAAWALRLLRGKVCVRSAHAFVFSNCTHGKADSVMATFELYADTNPSLCISPSTGEAVAEVVRRVSPYQVLELGMHCGYSSVLLLRLLPPAGRLITVELDPLTAELGEEIILVAGFKHTQFQVLTSSSANAIPTLRPFLELSERTSEGLDLVLMDHDPQQYLSDLLALEREALLRPSGCSVLLIHRNQRAEDIRGILDQIRTRADRYCIKSELQCMTELFYRKGNTRTDR comes from the exons ATGTGGCTCGTGGTCGTCTCCGTCCCGCTGCTCCCGGCGCTCCTCATGGTGTCCAGTCGTTTCCGTGTCAAAGTTTCCACGCTGTGCCGTCAAGCTGCGGCGTGGGCGCTGAGGCTGCTGCGAGGAAAAGTGTGCGTAAGGAGCGCTCATGCTTTTGTGTTCTCCAACTGTACCCACGGGAAGGCCGACAGCGTCATGGCGACCTTTGAACTTTACGCTGACACAAACCCGTCCCTCTGCATCAGCCCCTCGACTG GTGAAGCAGTGGCTGAGGTGGTGAGGCGTGTCAGCCCCTACCAGGTGCTGGAGTTGGGGATGCACTGTGGCtactcctctgtcctcctgctgcgtctgctgccccctgctggcaggCTGATCACAGTGGAGCTGGACCCCCTCACAGCAGAGCTCGGGGAGGAGATCATACTTGTAGCTGGCTTCAAGCACACCCAG TTCCAGGTGTTGACTTCTAGCTCAGCTAACGCCATCCCAACGTTGCGCCCCTTTCTCGAGCTCAGTGAAAGGACCAGTGAGGGGCTCGATCTGGTTCTGATGGACCATGACCCCCAGCAGTACCTCTCAGACCTGCTGGCTCTGGAGAGAGAGGCGCTCCTCCGCCCCTCCGGCTGCTCCGTGCTCCTGATCCACAGGAACCAGAGAGCTGAAGACATCAGAGGAATCCTGGATCAGATCAGAACGAGGGCCGACCGCTACTGCATCAAGTCCGAGCTTCAGTGCATGACTGAACTCTTCTATCGCAAGGGAAACACAAGGACAGACAGGTGA